In Bacillaceae bacterium S4-13-56, the sequence TTTGTCAACCGCTGAAAAGTTGTCATTCCAAGTCCTTTAGCTGCATCTCGTAAATTGGGATCAACGTTATTAATGGCGGTATACGTATTTCTAATAATGGGTAGTTGTGAATAAAGAATCAAAGCAATAACAGCTGGTAAAAAACCAATACCTTGACCTATCGTAGAAAGAATGGGGATCATGATACCAAACAATGCAATACTTGGAATAGTTAAAATAATTGAAGCAACTTGAAGAATCGTTTCAGCTAAGTACTCGTTCGTAGTCAAATAAATACCAAGCGGGACCCCAATTAGAATAGATATCACAACGGCTACACCAACAAGTTGAATATGTTCAATTGTATAAGACATTATATTTGAAAAATCTTTTTGAATATACGTAATGAGACTATCCAAAATCTAACACCTCTTTTCATCAATATTCTGTTTTTTTCCCGATACTCTATAACATTACAGAAGTTAATGCCTAACAACAAGTCGCT encodes:
- a CDS encoding ABC transporter permease, which encodes MDSLITYIQKDFSNIMSYTIEHIQLVGVAVVISILIGVPLGIYLTTNEYLAETILQVASIILTIPSIALFGIMIPILSTIGQGIGFLPAVIALILYSQLPIIRNTYTAINNVDPNLRDAAKGLGMTTFQRLTKVEIPNGIPLIMAGVRTATVLSIGIGAIAAFIGSGGLGVMINSGISRGNTNMVLTGAIFVSILALIVDFGLKAIQTKFTPKGIR